gaaataaaatcattgtaaataaaaaatcgaaataccttttttaattaagtataaattttttgaataaagaaaaaatacacgatgtatgtaacaaaaatatacaaatgtatgcaacttttaaaaaaaggtggAGAAATACTTTCACAATACTACATATTTAAAGACATTTTCGAACTATTCATCTAAAAATGCATTACATAATCGATGAAAAACTTTATGAAGACACAAAaagtatacatacataattatacgattgtaagaattataattataatctataattacCTTCACAATTTCTGAGTTATCAGGTGTAGCAATAACAAGCAAACCATATCCTAAACCTCCACCAAGAACTAACGATGCTATTAATTTCACGATCGCCATGAAGATTTAATTCTCATTGCGTTGTGTCCAGGTTGTGTAATCAAATGTTCTCAATTGATTGTTATCAGATAGTTTTTCTCCAATACTGTAATAGCTCTCTAGTAAGCTTGGAAAATGTTGATGCACATAATATCTGAAATCTGATGcagaatttaaagaaattaaagtacTACTCCAATCATGCTAATCAAGCCAAGTGATTTTgaagcaaagaaaaattttccttGCAGCACCATTCACATGTTTTATTGCTGCATCGATGCAAtttcatgcaaaaaaaattaaaataattcgataTATTCGTGATACAAATCGAAGCAAGAGCCTTATTCTTATTTGTCGTACTTGccatttttccttttacatcACAGCTTTTAAATACCGAAAATTTAACATGAaccagttaaaaaaaaactgaagattaaaattactcgaaaatacataaaaagcaatataatatatttgaaaacataTATCGCGAGACAGAGTAACCTAGAAATTATCCTGCACAGCAATGCGAACAATTCACCTTGCGAGGT
This DNA window, taken from Linepithema humile isolate Giens D197 chromosome 7, Lhum_UNIL_v1.0, whole genome shotgun sequence, encodes the following:
- the LOC105673634 gene encoding protein CEBPZOS, whose amino-acid sequence is MLTKRPKFNLLQKLKSSAKAILILEGVFLLGSYGIWHRMNTSQDFRYYVHQHFPSLLESYYSIGEKLSDNNQLRTFDYTTWTQRNEN